One part of the Bdellovibrio bacteriovorus genome encodes these proteins:
- a CDS encoding tetratricopeptide repeat protein, with protein sequence MKKGLLIFSMTVGVAAAPHAMASGSTQDLLIQKLTQVQLGLAPADPARAAVLLRLADLHAERSRQLSMKELADGCTVCTAGAKDRDKALTYYTEALSKVPPTSVAKVHLQMGHLYELQGRNDLAEKSYQAMLTNGGMTTPIEMAEANLSLAEMAFRQSDFAKAAGLYDKVLATEGASSQGLAAYRRAWCSFRQGNMDASIAQLQVILKNPKLQSRMAASRGVADVQFLEEVSRDMATFMAARGIKDGDAETLYSLSPEQFKLQQVTMLAREGLRLGQKDQALKTWDYVYQKQSDPKMRLEAQVRMAQLNFDLKNTQAAAKSYQTALGLWGATDCTAATCEESAKGLRQFIVGWNRLENSKPSAELLTAYQEYFQVFAEDEDMYVWGAQAAATAGNYALASQWTALANKVILAKHNVEKDAAAKKSQAEKLEKNLLLGIENAEKSKDASLLVAAQDDYLQNSVLKQKSFDVQYQKTYAIYQKGDYAVAADQLKQLALNTQGSAAIRTQAAELSLDALALLKDDARIMAWSAEYAGKFADKKADFQQIQQKSILTQSAKLAESQPEQALAALGSFHAASASAEDRKVYLKNKILLSEKLNKITEARVAIEDLLREKTLTAEEREFALGRKVWFAELELDFATALKTAEQMNFAGLSADDKVLKLAMYSELAEKDPQQYYAQYLKQSKDDSKKPLIASQLIRLSKNPVKDLETYKMYFKSNNGLYARAALEVYGRTKDRKALDLALKEKGASKQDAFVMIEKIVFLADLKALSAPLASHTIDTKNQNTIAQGLKARVKLLEKAEALANRAINTGDWSSQLLALDLVAKENTRFYNEALSLPMPAGLTPEQENEYLTILSQQVAPNQNTAMMAETKVKEFWAQTGALESYKAFATQNNEWAQYTSQEVEAVAAIAPEAQKATWTAAVAQIKAEESAQTKPTLVELEKARTHLKQNPFMASAIEEALVLEKKAQRKSMVEYLEGRLATLAKKDTEVKEKQQ encoded by the coding sequence ATGAAAAAAGGACTTTTAATTTTCTCCATGACAGTTGGGGTGGCTGCGGCCCCTCACGCCATGGCCTCAGGGTCGACTCAAGACCTTCTGATCCAAAAACTGACTCAGGTACAACTGGGCTTGGCGCCGGCAGATCCGGCCCGAGCCGCTGTGCTTTTGCGACTGGCGGATCTTCACGCTGAACGCAGTCGCCAACTTTCCATGAAGGAACTGGCCGATGGCTGCACGGTTTGCACGGCGGGTGCCAAAGACCGTGATAAAGCACTGACTTATTATACTGAAGCTCTCAGCAAAGTTCCTCCCACGTCTGTGGCGAAGGTTCACTTGCAGATGGGCCATCTTTACGAACTTCAAGGCCGTAATGACCTTGCGGAAAAAAGCTATCAGGCCATGCTGACCAACGGTGGCATGACCACGCCCATCGAGATGGCTGAAGCCAATCTGTCTTTGGCGGAAATGGCTTTCCGTCAGTCTGACTTTGCGAAAGCCGCAGGTCTGTACGACAAGGTTCTGGCAACTGAAGGGGCGAGCTCTCAGGGGTTGGCGGCTTACCGTCGCGCTTGGTGCTCTTTCCGTCAGGGGAATATGGATGCCTCTATCGCCCAGCTTCAGGTTATTCTGAAGAATCCGAAATTGCAGTCCCGCATGGCGGCGTCCCGTGGTGTGGCGGATGTGCAGTTCCTGGAAGAAGTTTCCCGCGATATGGCGACCTTCATGGCCGCGCGCGGAATCAAGGATGGCGATGCAGAAACTCTGTACAGCCTTTCTCCGGAACAGTTCAAACTGCAACAGGTGACGATGCTGGCCCGCGAAGGTTTGCGTCTGGGGCAAAAAGACCAGGCTTTGAAAACCTGGGACTATGTCTATCAAAAACAAAGCGATCCAAAAATGCGTCTGGAAGCCCAGGTGCGTATGGCGCAGTTGAACTTTGATCTTAAAAACACTCAAGCTGCGGCAAAATCCTATCAGACTGCTTTGGGTCTTTGGGGTGCCACGGATTGTACGGCTGCGACCTGCGAAGAATCAGCAAAAGGTCTTCGTCAGTTCATCGTGGGCTGGAACCGTCTGGAAAACAGCAAACCAAGTGCAGAGCTTCTGACAGCGTACCAGGAATATTTCCAGGTGTTTGCTGAAGATGAAGACATGTATGTGTGGGGTGCTCAGGCGGCGGCGACGGCGGGTAATTATGCTTTAGCCTCCCAGTGGACTGCTTTGGCGAACAAGGTAATCCTGGCTAAACACAATGTTGAAAAAGATGCGGCAGCAAAAAAATCCCAAGCTGAAAAACTTGAGAAGAACCTGCTTTTGGGCATTGAAAATGCTGAAAAATCCAAAGATGCAAGTCTGTTGGTTGCGGCTCAGGATGACTATCTTCAGAACTCGGTTCTAAAACAGAAGTCCTTCGATGTTCAATATCAGAAGACCTATGCAATCTATCAAAAAGGCGACTATGCCGTTGCGGCGGACCAGTTGAAACAACTGGCTTTGAACACGCAAGGCAGTGCTGCGATTCGCACGCAAGCCGCGGAACTTTCACTGGATGCTTTGGCATTGCTGAAAGACGACGCGCGCATCATGGCTTGGTCCGCAGAATACGCGGGCAAGTTTGCTGATAAAAAAGCGGACTTCCAGCAGATCCAGCAAAAGTCCATCCTGACTCAGTCGGCGAAACTGGCTGAAAGCCAGCCTGAGCAAGCCTTGGCTGCATTGGGTTCTTTCCATGCTGCTTCGGCAAGTGCTGAAGACCGTAAAGTATATTTGAAGAACAAGATTCTTCTGAGCGAAAAGCTGAACAAGATCACCGAAGCCCGCGTGGCCATCGAGGATCTGTTGCGTGAAAAGACTTTGACTGCCGAAGAGCGTGAATTCGCCCTGGGCCGTAAAGTCTGGTTCGCAGAACTGGAACTGGATTTTGCGACGGCTTTGAAAACGGCTGAGCAAATGAACTTTGCGGGTTTGTCAGCGGACGACAAGGTCCTGAAACTGGCGATGTATTCTGAGCTGGCGGAAAAAGATCCCCAGCAGTACTACGCTCAGTATCTGAAGCAGTCCAAAGACGACAGCAAAAAGCCTTTGATCGCGTCTCAGTTGATCCGTTTGTCGAAAAATCCGGTGAAGGATCTTGAGACTTACAAAATGTACTTTAAAAGCAACAATGGTCTTTATGCCCGTGCCGCTTTGGAAGTTTACGGACGCACCAAAGATCGCAAAGCTTTGGATCTGGCTCTGAAGGAAAAAGGCGCATCCAAACAAGATGCGTTTGTGATGATCGAAAAGATAGTCTTCCTGGCAGACTTGAAAGCGCTGAGCGCGCCTTTGGCGTCTCACACGATCGACACCAAAAACCAGAATACCATCGCTCAGGGGCTGAAAGCCCGTGTGAAGCTGCTTGAAAAAGCGGAAGCTCTGGCAAACCGGGCAATCAACACCGGGGACTGGTCTTCCCAGTTGCTGGCTTTAGATCTGGTGGCGAAGGAAAACACGCGCTTCTATAATGAAGCTTTGTCTTTGCCAATGCCTGCGGGTCTGACTCCGGAACAGGAAAATGAATACCTGACGATTCTGTCCCAGCAAGTGGCTCCGAATCAGAACACGGCGATGATGGCTGAAACCAAAGTCAAAGAATTCTGGGCACAAACCGGCGCTCTGGAATCTTACAAAGCCTTTGCCACTCAGAACAACGAGTGGGCTCAGTACACTTCCCAGGAAGTCGAAGCGGTGGCGGCGATTGCTCCAGAGGCTCAAAAAGCCACCTGGACTGCGGCGGTAGCGCAAATCAAGGCGGAAGAGTCCGCGCAAACCAAACCAACTCTGGTCGAGCTTGAAAAAGCCCGCACCCACCTGAAACAGAATCCATTCATGGCCAGCGCCATCGAAGAGGCTCTGGTTCTGGAGAAAAAAGCCCAGCGCAAATCCATGGTGGAATACCTGGAAGGCCGTTTGGCGACACTGGCTAAGAAAGACACCGAAGTGAAGGAGAAGCAGCAATGA
- a CDS encoding AgmX/PglI C-terminal domain-containing protein: protein MSLRLVIEDNLGNVTRQIPVTEKKAQVIQRFDTKRLEVVTNTAALDKNKIKFSVIADLDFDEMKDKKVQLGKFGSMRLVKEVKAVPADLLVRTDDKKDLKASVMMAFAILLLLLSIFKLAPKENAKVTEQLKQEVVKIVQAKEQHKRTVAPTTNMMADPTATKMPVKRAELVKRSGALSALGSLRSGKQRGGLNLGAVNTTAGVGLGGTGGSGGVQTSLYGKGITSAPLGPGANIAGGGGYGTKGKGGGQAGYGSLSLVGSAGGAPVPLGAEAEVAQGLDRSAIDEVIRRNLGQVRFCYEQALQGTPSLSGRVAMGFTIGGNGLVKSASVESSSMANKGVEDCITMRLKTWKFPLPQGGVDVKVTYPFVLRRQGQG, encoded by the coding sequence ATGAGTTTAAGACTGGTTATTGAAGACAATTTGGGCAATGTGACCCGCCAGATTCCGGTGACGGAGAAAAAAGCGCAGGTGATCCAGCGCTTTGACACCAAACGCCTGGAAGTTGTGACGAACACGGCGGCTCTGGATAAAAACAAAATCAAATTCTCTGTTATTGCGGATCTTGATTTTGACGAAATGAAAGACAAAAAAGTCCAACTGGGCAAGTTCGGCTCTATGCGCCTGGTAAAGGAAGTCAAAGCCGTTCCAGCAGACCTGCTGGTTCGTACTGATGACAAGAAAGATCTGAAAGCTTCCGTGATGATGGCCTTTGCCATCTTGTTGTTGCTTCTATCCATCTTCAAGCTGGCTCCAAAAGAGAACGCGAAGGTGACTGAGCAGCTAAAACAGGAAGTCGTGAAGATCGTTCAGGCCAAAGAACAGCACAAGCGCACCGTGGCTCCGACCACGAATATGATGGCGGATCCAACCGCAACCAAGATGCCGGTAAAACGTGCGGAACTGGTGAAACGTTCCGGAGCATTGTCTGCCCTGGGCAGTCTGCGTTCTGGCAAGCAGCGCGGTGGTTTGAATCTGGGTGCCGTGAACACCACAGCCGGCGTCGGCTTGGGTGGCACGGGCGGCAGCGGTGGTGTGCAGACGTCTTTGTACGGCAAAGGCATCACATCGGCTCCGTTGGGCCCTGGAGCTAATATTGCCGGTGGTGGCGGTTACGGCACCAAAGGTAAAGGCGGCGGTCAGGCGGGTTACGGCAGCTTGTCCCTGGTGGGTTCTGCGGGCGGTGCTCCGGTTCCATTGGGTGCCGAAGCTGAAGTGGCTCAAGGTCTGGATCGTTCTGCGATTGATGAAGTCATTCGTCGCAACCTGGGTCAGGTTCGTTTCTGTTACGAGCAGGCCTTGCAGGGGACTCCAAGTTTGAGTGGTCGTGTGGCGATGGGCTTTACCATCGGCGGCAACGGTTTGGTGAAGTCCGCGTCTGTGGAAAGCTCTTCCATGGCGAACAAGGGTGTTGAAGATTGTATTACCATGCGTTTGAAAACCTGGAAGTTCCCACTGCCTCAAGGGGGCGTGGATGTAAAAGTAACTTATCCATTCGTTTTGCGCAGACAAGGTCAGGGGTAA
- a CDS encoding outer membrane beta-barrel domain-containing protein: protein MKSVSIIFALLLSSVSYAQVEQEVDSFGGNEALYMKAKALNPEVENEVVQNRFINRTKRVELAPEFSGVFGGDSYNKTNNVGLNAHYHINPSWSVGVKYNYSFNTLTPEGKAMVSKADQAAAANPKDPQYLFPQVVYPKSETLGLVNWYPVVGKLSFGKLGVAHFDTYLTAGYGQMELSTGTSPAATLGVGFGFWLSNNLTTRIEYRAQQYKAEYYDKTENMMTNVASVQMGWML from the coding sequence ATGAAATCAGTAAGCATTATCTTTGCTCTTCTTTTGTCTTCTGTTTCCTATGCTCAGGTCGAGCAGGAAGTGGATTCTTTTGGTGGCAACGAGGCATTGTACATGAAAGCCAAAGCCCTGAATCCGGAAGTTGAAAACGAAGTGGTGCAAAACCGCTTCATCAACCGCACCAAGCGTGTGGAACTGGCGCCAGAATTTTCCGGCGTGTTCGGCGGGGATTCCTACAACAAAACCAACAACGTGGGTTTGAATGCTCACTACCACATCAATCCAAGCTGGAGTGTGGGTGTGAAGTACAACTATTCCTTCAACACGTTGACTCCGGAAGGAAAAGCCATGGTTTCCAAGGCCGATCAGGCGGCGGCAGCCAATCCAAAAGATCCCCAGTACCTGTTCCCTCAGGTTGTTTATCCAAAGTCTGAGACTCTGGGTCTGGTGAACTGGTATCCGGTTGTGGGGAAACTCAGCTTCGGCAAATTGGGCGTGGCTCACTTCGACACCTACCTGACTGCGGGTTACGGCCAGATGGAGCTTTCCACGGGGACTTCTCCAGCGGCGACTTTGGGTGTGGGTTTTGGCTTCTGGCTAAGCAACAACCTGACGACTCGTATCGAGTACCGCGCTCAGCAGTACAAAGCGGAATACTACGACAAAACTGAGAACATGATGACAAACGTTGCCTCTGTGCAAATGGGTTGGATGCTATGA
- a CDS encoding tetratricopeptide repeat protein — protein sequence MMLIKSLTVASLLVGVNSVALAEDDLMSILEGKTSTAQAQFVESEEVAKLKKAVNPSSAEQNIFFQFLVEKNYEKALFQWSQAFNQSAFQMTETGKALEAFLNYKNGLKLTGVENLLAISNPEKIDATVISLWKENLNDKDPVWGMAQVTWNPYWTQVFGQAAEMAVVLQKSYVTEDIAALTELIKKTPVDSKERNILQWQLVLNLGIKGDASKAAQVLAHLMKAKNNPIDKDLMTLTAGRLLYQNGFLDASLKYYEKISKKSDYWFQAQEEMAWAYMRKGEPQNAMAITKTLTYPHFKGWVGIESYLLNSFTSLKVCDYSGVLTTMKSIKGQFGEHLIALEKLSADPHQPAVANLMKALAQGPVGTAKLGKDAHLLPAVASRDEVLNLLVKRHQYMNQEADLAEKLYARSLTFGNLQGQFETLKNQVKTRADMTQGAGYQRVQELAKAELEDSKQVMQRLRIVEVEMIQQVDSASKFIKHAGAVETKKGSTGASGKYAMSFSNDKEIWFDELSNFKVDVKKGCAKDSVKE from the coding sequence ATGATGTTGATTAAATCCCTGACAGTGGCTTCTTTGCTGGTGGGTGTGAACAGCGTCGCTCTTGCAGAAGACGACCTGATGAGCATTCTTGAAGGCAAAACAAGCACTGCCCAAGCTCAATTCGTGGAAAGCGAAGAAGTGGCCAAGCTGAAAAAAGCGGTGAACCCGTCTTCAGCCGAGCAAAACATCTTCTTCCAGTTCCTGGTGGAAAAGAACTATGAAAAAGCTCTGTTCCAGTGGAGCCAGGCTTTCAATCAGTCCGCTTTCCAGATGACTGAAACCGGGAAAGCTCTGGAAGCTTTCCTGAACTATAAAAACGGTCTGAAGCTGACGGGCGTTGAAAACCTGCTGGCGATTTCCAATCCTGAAAAGATTGACGCCACTGTGATCAGTCTGTGGAAGGAAAACCTGAACGACAAGGATCCGGTCTGGGGCATGGCTCAGGTGACTTGGAATCCTTATTGGACTCAAGTTTTCGGTCAGGCGGCGGAAATGGCCGTGGTTCTGCAAAAAAGCTATGTTACTGAAGACATCGCCGCTTTGACGGAACTGATCAAAAAAACTCCGGTTGATTCCAAAGAAAGAAACATTCTGCAATGGCAGTTGGTTCTGAATCTAGGTATCAAAGGGGATGCCTCCAAGGCCGCTCAGGTTTTGGCGCACTTGATGAAAGCGAAAAACAACCCGATCGACAAGGATCTGATGACCCTGACGGCGGGACGTTTGCTTTATCAGAACGGATTCCTGGATGCTTCATTGAAGTATTACGAAAAGATCTCCAAGAAATCTGATTATTGGTTCCAGGCTCAGGAAGAAATGGCCTGGGCTTACATGAGAAAAGGCGAGCCACAAAACGCGATGGCGATCACCAAGACTTTGACTTACCCGCACTTCAAAGGCTGGGTGGGTATTGAGTCTTATCTGTTGAATTCTTTCACCAGTTTGAAAGTGTGTGATTATTCCGGCGTTCTGACGACCATGAAATCCATCAAAGGCCAGTTCGGCGAGCACCTGATTGCCCTTGAAAAACTGAGTGCAGATCCTCACCAACCGGCTGTGGCAAACCTGATGAAGGCGTTGGCCCAAGGCCCGGTCGGCACGGCGAAGCTGGGTAAAGATGCTCATCTTTTGCCGGCAGTGGCTTCTCGCGACGAGGTTTTGAACCTTTTGGTGAAAAGACATCAGTACATGAATCAGGAAGCGGATCTTGCTGAAAAGCTGTATGCGCGTTCTTTGACCTTCGGAAATCTGCAAGGCCAGTTTGAAACCTTGAAAAATCAGGTGAAAACCCGTGCAGACATGACCCAAGGTGCTGGTTACCAGCGAGTCCAAGAGCTGGCAAAGGCCGAGCTGGAAGATTCCAAACAAGTGATGCAGCGTCTGCGCATCGTGGAAGTTGAGATGATTCAGCAGGTGGATTCCGCCAGCAAGTTCATCAAACACGCCGGAGCAGTTGAAACCAAAAAAGGTTCCACCGGTGCTTCTGGCAAATATGCGATGAGCTTCTCTAATGACAAAGAAATCTGGTTCGACGAATTGTCCAACTTCAAAGTCGATGTGAAAAAAGGCTGTGCTAAAGACAGCGTGAAGGAGTAA
- a CDS encoding 3-deoxy-D-manno-octulosonic acid transferase — protein MSALIFYFYKLAIVPLAYLLLQLLRPFLQGKLREMIEDKNKGFYKIKKAGSEADIAQARPFWIHAASGEIEYARPVIRELKKQHPNIPVLVTYSSPSAKKILESLHDVDVWCALPWDLDFQMQNFIKRWNPRVLLFSRTDVWPVLVSVTRKMGIPSALFSATFADNSSRLKGITRHLTRYSLNHLSEIHCVSAEDIQNLDTLGLKVPMLVSGDTRFDQVFHRLENPKALKNQLIPSPEDFVFIAGSTWGEDELVLLPALEKMKGIYMRVILAPHETTPAHLEHLENQMKALGLSYVRYSQTEEWPAGSILLVDQVGILAELYTWADIAFIGGSFKKQVHSVMEALAAGLPVMVGPHHRNNREALFYQKKNYSSGMIVQVVHSSADIAVLLQRMKKQQEQIPHIKEEIRSEIGKNRNSTQRVLSAIEKVIY, from the coding sequence ATGAGCGCTTTGATTTTCTATTTCTATAAACTCGCCATAGTCCCTTTGGCCTATTTGCTTTTGCAGCTTTTGCGCCCGTTCCTGCAAGGCAAATTGCGCGAGATGATCGAGGACAAAAACAAAGGCTTTTACAAGATCAAAAAGGCCGGCAGCGAAGCTGATATTGCCCAGGCACGCCCGTTCTGGATTCACGCGGCCAGTGGCGAAATTGAATACGCCCGCCCGGTGATCCGTGAACTGAAAAAACAGCATCCGAACATCCCGGTGCTGGTGACGTATTCTTCCCCGTCAGCAAAAAAGATTCTGGAAAGCCTGCATGACGTGGATGTGTGGTGTGCGCTTCCCTGGGATCTGGATTTCCAGATGCAGAATTTTATCAAACGCTGGAACCCGCGGGTTTTGCTTTTCTCGCGCACGGATGTGTGGCCCGTGCTGGTGTCAGTGACTCGCAAAATGGGCATTCCTTCAGCGCTCTTTTCAGCCACCTTTGCAGATAATTCTTCCCGTCTTAAAGGCATCACCCGCCATCTGACCCGTTATTCTTTGAATCATCTTTCAGAGATTCACTGTGTGTCGGCGGAAGACATTCAGAATCTGGATACACTGGGGCTGAAAGTCCCAATGCTGGTCAGCGGTGACACCCGTTTTGATCAAGTCTTTCACCGTTTGGAAAACCCAAAGGCGCTCAAGAACCAACTGATTCCAAGTCCTGAAGATTTCGTTTTTATCGCCGGTTCCACCTGGGGCGAAGACGAACTTGTCCTTTTGCCAGCCTTGGAAAAGATGAAGGGCATTTACATGCGCGTGATTTTAGCGCCGCATGAAACCACACCCGCCCACCTGGAACATCTGGAAAACCAGATGAAGGCTTTGGGACTTTCTTATGTTCGTTACTCTCAAACTGAGGAATGGCCGGCAGGAAGTATTCTGCTGGTGGATCAAGTCGGCATTCTGGCTGAACTTTACACTTGGGCCGACATCGCCTTTATCGGCGGATCCTTCAAGAAACAAGTACACAGTGTGATGGAAGCTCTGGCCGCCGGATTGCCAGTCATGGTGGGGCCCCACCATCGCAACAACCGCGAAGCTTTATTCTATCAGAAAAAGAATTATTCATCCGGCATGATTGTGCAGGTGGTTCATTCCTCGGCGGACATCGCAGTGTTGCTACAAAGAATGAAAAAACAACAGGAACAGATCCCGCACATCAAAGAGGAAATCAGATCCGAAATCGGCAAGAACCGAAACTCCACGCAAAGAGTTCTTTCCGCCATTGAAAAAGTCATTTACTGA
- a CDS encoding glycosyltransferase family 9 protein yields MSVPSAIKETYPNAEIHWITRKDMAPLLKNHPNIHRIWEFDRKAGLNGLIKLCLQMRKEGFTHIYDAHNNMRSRVISWILRPLGILGMGPKFIRRSIRRWKRLLLFKFRINTFEMPFNGQRDLLEPLQPWGISRKAPAAPQIFPSEESYQKAREVLGHYAGSVALAPSAAFFLKRWPKEYWQQLILLCPDQRFVLLGGPEDSFIEDIKAAAPERVLNLAGKCSLQVSSSVVGLSTALISNDTGLLHVAEQLGQKTIALMGPAPFGFPSRPSTKILEIELKCRPCSKHGQGPCVNKFKYHQCLVDITPEQVAMELKQLLQRNHP; encoded by the coding sequence TTGAGCGTTCCTTCGGCTATCAAAGAAACCTATCCCAATGCAGAGATCCACTGGATCACCCGCAAGGACATGGCCCCTTTACTGAAGAACCATCCCAACATCCATCGCATCTGGGAGTTTGATCGCAAAGCCGGTCTCAACGGTCTGATCAAACTGTGCCTGCAAATGCGCAAGGAAGGCTTCACGCACATTTACGACGCCCACAACAACATGCGCTCCCGCGTGATTTCCTGGATCTTGCGTCCGCTGGGAATCCTGGGCATGGGGCCGAAGTTCATCCGCCGTTCGATCCGCCGTTGGAAGCGTTTGCTGCTGTTCAAATTCCGCATCAACACTTTCGAAATGCCCTTTAATGGCCAGCGCGACTTGCTGGAACCACTGCAGCCTTGGGGAATTTCCCGTAAAGCCCCCGCCGCCCCGCAAATCTTCCCCAGTGAAGAAAGCTATCAAAAAGCGCGCGAAGTGCTGGGTCACTATGCCGGGTCAGTTGCACTGGCTCCGTCAGCGGCGTTCTTTTTAAAACGCTGGCCGAAGGAATACTGGCAGCAGTTGATTCTGCTGTGCCCGGATCAGCGCTTTGTGCTGCTGGGTGGTCCTGAGGATTCCTTTATCGAGGACATCAAGGCCGCAGCTCCGGAAAGAGTTTTAAATCTGGCGGGCAAATGCTCTTTGCAAGTCAGCTCCAGCGTTGTCGGCTTGTCTACGGCGTTGATCAGCAACGACACCGGGCTTTTGCACGTGGCCGAACAACTGGGACAAAAAACCATCGCCCTGATGGGACCTGCTCCGTTTGGATTCCCGTCCCGCCCATCCACGAAGATTCTTGAAATTGAACTGAAGTGCCGCCCGTGCAGCAAACACGGTCAGGGCCCTTGCGTGAATAAATTCAAATATCACCAGTGTCTGGTGGACATCACACCCGAACAAGTGGCGATGGAACTAAAACAGCTGCTGCAACGGAATCATCCATGA
- a CDS encoding THUMP domain-containing class I SAM-dependent RNA methyltransferase, which yields MNRFFVATPLDFEKLALAEMKEVWPFLLGKDAKPHTLPFPEVTVLEGGFEFETELVIGLQLNFFLKTANRVLLRMTSFKAKDLPKFYQKFKALPWIDFLPHAHVEWEVAAQKSRLNNEKRLQESAEAALTEIFKGVKGKEACASIYIRMDDDTCTISLDSTGEHLHKRGWATLKGEAPLRETLAAILLKEIIGNTNPAETAQITLLDPMMGSGTFLCEARALWAGQFVRDFAFKKWKRAPKLFQSSSFALNYKLPAVHPFKAYVGFDIDAAMIPAAEGNFSEVERQLQAVQKAAFVKAPHKFIQGNSLEISEDVGTSWLVVNPPYGERLPVAGSGGLKTLVKLLSERHKPLKLGVLYPEKERLGTVPAGYKLLKEVKINNGGLRCLFTVLTRL from the coding sequence ATGAATCGATTCTTTGTTGCAACACCGCTTGATTTTGAAAAGTTGGCTTTGGCTGAAATGAAAGAGGTTTGGCCGTTCCTGTTGGGGAAGGATGCCAAGCCCCATACTTTGCCGTTTCCGGAAGTCACCGTGCTTGAGGGCGGTTTTGAATTCGAGACGGAATTGGTCATTGGTCTGCAGTTGAATTTCTTCCTGAAGACCGCCAATCGTGTGTTGCTGCGAATGACCTCGTTCAAAGCGAAGGATCTTCCCAAGTTCTATCAAAAGTTCAAAGCCCTGCCGTGGATTGATTTTCTGCCTCACGCCCATGTCGAGTGGGAAGTGGCGGCGCAAAAAAGCCGTCTGAACAACGAAAAACGCCTGCAGGAAAGTGCCGAAGCTGCCCTGACTGAAATTTTTAAAGGTGTCAAAGGCAAAGAAGCCTGCGCCAGCATCTACATCCGCATGGATGATGATACCTGCACGATCAGTCTTGATTCCACAGGGGAACATCTGCACAAGCGCGGCTGGGCCACACTGAAAGGTGAAGCTCCTTTGCGAGAGACTTTGGCGGCCATCCTGTTAAAGGAAATCATTGGCAACACCAACCCAGCAGAAACGGCGCAAATCACGTTATTGGATCCGATGATGGGTTCAGGCACTTTCTTGTGTGAGGCACGTGCTCTGTGGGCCGGGCAGTTTGTGCGGGACTTTGCTTTCAAAAAATGGAAGCGCGCCCCGAAGCTTTTCCAGTCTTCCAGTTTTGCTCTGAATTATAAGCTGCCTGCGGTTCATCCGTTTAAGGCCTATGTCGGCTTTGATATTGATGCCGCTATGATCCCGGCCGCGGAAGGAAACTTCAGCGAAGTCGAGCGTCAGTTGCAAGCTGTGCAAAAAGCGGCATTTGTGAAAGCACCTCACAAGTTCATCCAGGGCAATTCCCTGGAGATCAGCGAGGACGTGGGTACTTCGTGGCTGGTGGTAAATCCGCCCTACGGCGAGCGCCTTCCGGTGGCCGGAAGCGGGGGGCTGAAGACCCTGGTGAAGCTTCTCAGTGAGCGTCATAAGCCCTTGAAATTGGGCGTTCTGTACCCCGAAAAAGAGCGTCTTGGGACGGTGCCGGCGGGCTATAAACTGCTTAAAGAGGTTAAAATCAACAATGGCGGCTTGCGCTGCCTGTTCACAGTTTTGACACGTCTGTAA
- a CDS encoding BrnT family toxin: MEFEWNSSKERINHKKHGIWFDEAKTCWSDSHSLEFYDEPHSQSEDRFLKLGYSLKGRLLMTSFCERVHGNTIRLISSRRATDKERRFYEERI, encoded by the coding sequence TTGGAATTCGAGTGGAACTCGTCCAAAGAGAGGATTAACCACAAAAAGCACGGCATCTGGTTTGACGAAGCGAAGACCTGCTGGTCAGACAGCCATTCACTGGAGTTCTATGACGAGCCTCACAGCCAATCCGAGGATCGCTTTTTAAAGCTTGGGTACTCATTAAAAGGACGCCTGCTGATGACATCCTTTTGTGAGCGCGTACATGGCAATACAATTCGTCTTATCTCGTCCCGCAGGGCCACCGACAAGGAAAGAAGATTTTATGAAGAAAGAATATGA